The following are encoded together in the Zingiber officinale cultivar Zhangliang chromosome 8A, Zo_v1.1, whole genome shotgun sequence genome:
- the LOC122010227 gene encoding exportin-2-like, whose protein sequence is MDIRPETLATWFLQSLSPEPQPRRAAEASLSDSAKRPGFATALLQLVAAPAVEDQIRLAAAVHFKNHLRSHWAPSADDAAYAISAPEKEQIKAHIVALMLNAPPRVQPQLSEALAAVSSHDFPKSWPSLLPELVDSLRKAAVADDYHSVNGLLGAATSLFSKFRSSFDDNALRLDLKYCLDGFAAPLLEIFLKTSRLISSNVTGPPETLRPLFESQRLCSEIFHSLNSVELPEFFEEHMNEWMSEFLAYLGTSYSPAVEAEGALDALRASICENLQLYMEKNEEEFKIYLEKFALTVCQLLMTPGSSPTRDQLTVTAIKFLTTVSTSVHHSLFSSPNFLQGICSSIVFPNIRLRDEDEELFDMNYIEYIRRDIEGSDIDTRRRIACELLKGIALNYREQVTTLVSMQIQEMLKLYAANPMENWKEKDNAIYLVVALAPKVGSSAGYLVDVESFFTSVIVPELQEQDINGSPMLKAGALKFFTVFRVQIPKPAVLALFPHLARFLVAESNVVHSYAANCIEKLLMVKDKVTLSGSNVVSLTPRYSASDVNPFLLQLMTNLFSALQLPESQENSYIMKCIMRVIGLCNISSKVAEHCVDRLAYVLTVVCNNPRSPTFNHYLFESIAALIGRSCENDELLIQVFEIHLFPILQKILAEDVAEFWPYTFQIFSQLVDVSKPPLSEAYMLIFKMLLSDDSWKRSENVPALVQLLQAYLQKIPNVLKTEGRLEQVISKSTGLLSASKTEELGFYVLNAVVENLPCEIIAPYLTDIWRPIFIRLQSRRVAKFVNSFVVFMSLFLVKHGPSVLVESIDTLQNGLFLNILQTFWIPNLKLISGATERKLALVAATRLICESSILSDDKYSELWGRMLNSIISLLAQPDQYVELENGEPDLPETVGYSATFARLHYGGKKESDPLKEIRDPKEFFVTSVSRLSSSSPGRYGPVIQTYVDTANQTALLQLCATYNCIIA, encoded by the coding sequence ATGGACATCCGCCCCGAAACCCTAGCGACGTGGTTCCTGCAATCGCTTTCGCCGGAACCCCAGCCTCGCCGTGCCGCCGAGGCTTCCCTCTCCGACTCCGCGAAGCGGCCAGGATTCGCCACCGCCCTTCTTCAGCTCGTCGCCGCTCCCGCCGTCGAGGATCAAATTCGCCTCGCCGCCGCCGTTCATTTCAAGAACCACCTTCGCTCCCACTGGGCCCCCTCAGCCGACGATGCGGCTTACGCAATATCCGCCCCCGAGAAGGAGCAGATCAAGGCGCATATCGTCGCCTTGATGCTCAACGCCCCGCCTCGCGTCCAGCCACAGCTCTCCGAAGCCCTCGCCGCCGTCAGTTCCCACGACTTCCCCAAGTCCTGGCCTTCCTTGCTTCCAGAGCTCGTCGATTCCCTCCGCAAAGCCGCGGTTGCCGATGACTATCACTCTGTCAACGGCCTACTCGGAGCCGCCACTTCCCTCTTTTCCAAATTCCGCAGCTCATTCGATGACAACGCCCTTCGGCTCGACCTCAAGTACTGCCTCGACGGATTTGCTGCTCCTCTGCTAGAGATCTTCCTCAAGACCTCCCGGCTCATTTCCTCAAATGTCACGGGCCCTCCTGAGACCCTCCGCCCACTTTTTGAGTCACAACGCCTTTGCTCCGAAATCTTCCACTCCCTCAATTCTGTTGAGCTACCTGAGTTCTTCGAGGAGCACATGAACGAGTGGATGAGCGAGTTCCTCGCTTACCTCGGTACTTCTTACTCACCAGCCGTTGAGGCTGAGGGAGCATTAGATGCCCTCAGAGCTTCTATTTGTGAGAACCTTCAGCTTTACATGGAGAAAAATGAGGAGGAGTTCAAGATCTACCTTGAAAAATTTGCTTTAACCGTGTGTCAGCTATTGATGACTCCAGGTTCTTCCCCTACCCGCGATCAGCTTACTGTCACAGCCATCAAGTTCCTGACGACGGTCAGCACTAGCGTTCACCATTCACTCTTTAGTAGCCCTAATTTTCTCCAAGGTATATGCTCAAGCATCGTCTTCCCTAACATCCGGCTTCGAGATGAGGATGAAGAGCTGTTTGATATGAATTACATTGAATATATTAGGAGGGATATTGAAGGCAGTGATATTGATACTAGGAGGCGGATCGCTTGTGAGCTTCTGAAGGGTATAGCCTTGAATTACAGAGAACAAGTTACAACATTAGTGTCAATGCAGATACAGGAGATGCTGAAACTATATGCAGCCAACCCGATGGAAAACTGGAAGGAGAAGGACAATGCAATCTACCTCGTGGTTGCACTTGCTCCAAAGGTGGGCAGCAGTGCTGGGTACCTCGTGGATGTAGAGAGCTTCTTCACATCAGTCATTGTTCCTGAGCTACAAGAACAAGATATAAATGGTTCTCCAATGCTGAAAGCTGGTGCTTTGAAGTTCTTCACGGTTTTCCGTGTGCAGATACCTAAGCCAGCAGTCCTCGCTCTTTTCCCCCATTTGGCGAGGTTCCTTGTGGCCGAATCAAATGTAGTCCATTCATACGCAGCAAATTGCATTGAGAAGCTGTTAATGGTGAAGGACAAAGTAACATTATCTGGTTCAAATGTAGTCAGTTTGACTCCTCGATATAGTGCTTCAGATGTCAATCCTTTCCTGCTCCAGTTGATGACCAATCTCTTCAGTGCTTTGCAGTTGCCTGAGTCACAggaaaattcatatatcatgaagtGCATCATGAGAGTAATTGGCCTTTGCAATATAAGTAGTAAGGTTGCTGAACATTGTGTTGATCGCTTGGCTTATGTGCTGACAGTGGTATGCAATAATCCAAGGAGCCCAACCTTCAACCACTACCTATTTGAGTCTATTGCTGCCCTGATTGGAAGATCCTGTGAGAATGACGAGTTACTTATCCAAGTATTTGAGATACATTTGTTCCCAATCCTCCAGAAAATTTTAGCTGAAGATGTGGCTGAGTTCTGGCCATATACTTTCCAAATATTTTCCCAACTTGTTGATGTGAGTAAGCCACCTCTTTCCGAAGCTTATATGCTGATATTCAAGATGCTTCTCTCTGATGATTCATGGAAGAGATCAGAAAATGTCCCTGCATTAGTTCAACTACTCCAGGCATATCTGCAGAAGATTCCCAATGTGCTCAAGACTGAAGGAAGATTGGAACAGGTCATATCGAAGTCTACTGGGTTGCTTTCAGCTTCTAAGACTGAAGAATTGGGATTTTATGTCCTCAATGCTGTGGTGGAAAATCTTCCTTGTGAAATTATAGCGCCTTACCTTACAGATATATGGAGGCCGATTTTCATCCGCCTACAGAGCAGGCGTGTAGCTAAGTTTGTGAATTCTTTTGTGGTATTTATGTCATTGTTTTTGGTTAAGCATGGTCCCAGTGTGCTTGTGGAGTCCATAGATACTCTTCAAAATGGGTTATTCCTGAATATTCTTCAGACGTTTTGGATTCCTAATCTCAAGCTCATTTCAGGAGCCACTGAAAGGAAGCTGGCTTTGGTGGCTGCAACAAGGCTGATCTGCGAGTCTTCAATCCTTTCAGATGATAAATACAGTGAATTATGGGGCAGAATGCTCAATAGTATCATCTCTTTGCTGGCTCAGCCAGACCAATACGTGGAACTAGAAAATGGTGAGCCAGATCTTCCTGAAACTGTGGGTTACTCAGCAACCTTTGCTCGTCTTCATTATGGTGGAAAGAAAGAATCAGACCCTCTTAAGGAAATAAGGGATCCAAAGGAGTTTTTTGTGACATCAGTATCAAGACTGTCGTCCAGTTCTCCTGGTAGGTATGGGCCAGTGATTCAGACGTATGTTGATACAGCTAATCAAACTGCATTACTCCAGCTTTGTGCCACCTACAATTGTATAATTGCTTAG
- the LOC122012846 gene encoding uncharacterized protein LOC122012846, whose product MATSPPPHHRQLRDGGGGGGGGTNLASCLLATAFLFLVSAAAAVALFVLFRPREPEIQVSAVQFPGFAVANGTLRFTFNQYASVRNPNRAAFSHYDSTLQLAYAGMQVGFAFIPAGQIAGGRTQHVAASFAVDALPLPSAAPPPPPPPGAVTAIEVDSRMRVKGRVRVLRFFTHHVQATAGCRVAVSAADGSVLGVRC is encoded by the coding sequence ATGGCCACTTCGCCCCCGCCTCACCACCGCCAGCTTCgcgacggcggcggcggaggcggcgGCGGGACCAACCTCGCCTCCTGCCTCCTGGCGACGGCGTTCCTCTTCCTagtctccgccgccgccgccgtggcCCTCTTCGTCCTCTTCCGTCCCCGCGAACCCGAGATCCAGGTCTCCGCCGTCCAATTCCCCGGCTTCGCCGTCGCCAACGGCACCCTACGCTTCACGTTCAACCAGTACGCCTCCGTCCGCAACCCCAACCGCGCTGCCTTCTCCCACTACGACAGCACCCTCCAGCTCGCCTACGCCGGCATGCAGGTGGGGTTCGCGTTCATTCCCGCGGGGCAGATAGCCGGCGGCCGCACGCAGCACGTCGCCGCCTCCTTCGCCGTCGACGCCCTCCCGCTGCCCTCCGccgcgccgccgccgcctcccccTCCCGGGGCCGTCACCGCGATCGAGGTCGACTCCAGGATGCGGGTGAAGGGCCGGGTCCGCGTGCTGCGCTTCTTCACGCACCACGTACAGGCCACCGCCGGATGCCGCGTCGCCGTCTCCGCCGCCGACGGATCCGTGCTGGGAGTCCGCTGCTGA